AGGCGGTCGGCGAGGGGCGGGGGAAGGGCGTTGCGCTCGTCGGAGAGGAGTTCGTCCAGGCGGCGTTCCGCGGCCCTGGAGGCCTGCGCCTGGGCGTTGGCCTCCGCGAGGGTCTCGGCCTGCTGGTCGCGGCCGGGGAGCTTCAGCATGCGGATCAGCGGGGGCAGGGTGACGCCCTGCACGACGAGGGTGCCGATGACCGTGGTGAAGGTGAGGAAGAGGATCAGGTTGCGGCCCTCGAAGGGCTCGCCGTCGTGCAGGTGCTCCGGGATCGAGAAGGCGATGGCCAGCGAGACCACACCCCGCATCCCGGCCCAGGCGATGACGAACGGTCCCTTCCAGGTCGGGTTGTCCTCACGCTTGCGGATCCGCGCGGACAGCATGCGCGGCAGGAAGGTCGCCGGATAGACCCACACGAACCTCGACACGACGACCACGAGGAAGACGGCGACCGCGTACCAGGCGGCGGGTCCGCCCTCGTACTCCCCGAGGCCCTTCAGCACGACGGGCAGCTGCAGTCCGATGAGGGCGAACACCGACGATTCCAGGACGAAGGCAACCATTTTCCATACGGCGTCCTCCTGGAGGCGCGTCGCGAAATCGACCTCCCACGCGCGGTGTCCGAGGAAGAGCGCCACCACGACGACCGCAAGCACTCCGGAGGCGTGGAACGACTCCGCGGCCGCGTAGGCGACGAACGGGATCAACAGGGACAGGGTGTTCTGGAGCAGCGGCTCCTTGAGATGGGTGCGCAGCCAGTGGATCGGCACCATCAGCAACAGGCCGACCACGACCCCGCCGACCGCGGCGAGCAGGAACTCGCCGATGCCGCCCGCCCAGGACGCGCCCTCGCCGACCGCGGCCGCGAGCGCAACCCGGTAGGCGGTGATCGCGGTCGCGTCGTTCACCAGGGACTCGCCCTGGAGGATCGTGGTGATCCGGGACGGCAACCCCACCCGGCGCGCGACCGCGGTGGCCGCGACCGCGTCCGGCGGCGCCACCACCGCACCCAGCACCAGCGCCCCGGTCAGCGACAGCCCCGGCACGATCCGGTACGCCGCCCAGCCGACGACGAGGGTCGCGAAGAGCACGTATCCCACCGACAGCAGCGCCACGGGCCGCAGTTGCGCCCGCAGGTCGAGATAGGAGCTGTCGGTGGCCGCGGAGTGCAGCAGCGGCGGCAGGATGAGGGGCAGGACCACGTCCGGGTCCAGCGTGTACTCCGGGACCCCGGGGACGTAGGAGATCACGAGCCCGGCCGCGACCAGCAGCAGCGGCGCCGGCACCGGGGTGCGCCGGGCGGCCGCGGCGACCGCCGCGCTCCCCGCCACCAGCAACAGCAGTGGCATCACGTCCATGACCCTCGCCCACCCTCGTCCATCGTCGTGCGCCCACCCTCGCTTTTCCGCGCAAGCATCCGCGCGCCCGTCGTAACCTGGCAATCATGAAACAGTGCACGCACGCCGACGCGCTGCCGCACCCGGAACCCGAGCCTCTCAACGAGACGTGTCCGGAGTGCCTGAGGGACGGCACCCACCCGGTACAACTGCGCCTGTGCCTCACGTGCGGTCACGTCGGCTGCTGCGACTCCTCGCCGGGACAGCACGCGACGAAGCACCACAAGGACACCGACCACCCGATCATGCGCACCCATGAACCAGGAGAGAACTGGCGTTGGTGCTTCGTCGACCACGTCCTTGTGTGACCCTGGACCCCCGGGTTCCAGGACGGTTCGACCGTCTGACGTCTGGGTACGTCAACCCGGCGCGCGTTCTTCCCAATTGGAGCCGCAAACCCCTAGACACGGAGCGTGTCCACAGGTTTACTGTGAGTGACGGCAAGGGGTTGGGGTCCCGGGACAGGAAAGCCGAGAGCGCGGTAGCGTCACCGCTGAACCACACTTCGCGTTACTCCGGGGGGCGACCCTCGGCCCCCGAAAAGCTTGTACCACCTTGGAGGTGAGGGTGTCCCAGATCGCAGGCGAGCCCGCGACCCAGGACTTCGTGGAAGTCCGGCTGCCGGCCGCGGGTGCCTACCTGTCGGTGCTGCGGACGGCCACGGCCGGCCTCGCAGCCCGTTTGGACTTCACCCTCGACGAGATCGAGGACCTGCGCATCGCGGTGGACGAGGCCTGCGCGATCCTGCTCCAGCAGGCCGTGCCCGGCTCGGTGCTCAGCTGTGTCTTCCGACTCGTCGACGACTCGCTGGAGGTCACCGTCTCGGCCCCGACCACGGACGGTCACGCACCCTCGCGCGACACCTTCGCCTGGACCGTCCTGTCGGCCCTCGCGGGCAAGGTCTCGTCGGCCGTGGACGAGGACAAAACCGTTTCGATCAGCCTCTACAAACAGCGCGGCGCGGGACCCGGGCCGGCGTGAGGAACGGGGACGGGCCGGTGCGGGACGAAGAGCGCGGCACACGGGAGCTGCCGGCCGAGGGCGGACACCGCCCCGACCACCCGAGCGGCGCCGGCAGCCTGGGCGACGACGGCCCCGGCGGTTCCCGACGCATGGTGGACGGCATCGACGGCATCCCCGAGCAGGCCCGGCCGCACCCGGAGGAGGGCGTCGGTGACACCACGGCGACCGGCCTCCTGGACGACGGGCAGCGTGATCGGGAAGGTGCCGTGCAGGGCGCGCCTCCGGCAGGGCGGACCGGGGTCTTCCCGGTGCGGACGGAGGCGAGGGCTCGTGGAAGGGCGACGGGCGGGACGATGAGCGAGCACGAGCGAAACGCAGAGGACGGCGCGGCGGGCGCGAACAACACGCCGGTCCCGCACCATGATCCACATGACCGCAGCGGAGCACGCGCGCTGTTCGTCGAGCTGCGCGCGCTGAAGGACGGCAGCCCGGAGTACGCGGAGCTGCGCAACCGGCTGGTCCGGATGCACCTGCCGCTCGTCGAGCACCTCGCGCGCCGCTTCCGCAACCGCGGCGAGCCGCTGGACGACCTGACCCAGGTCGCCACGATCGGTCTGATCAAGTCGGTCGACCGCTTCGACCCGGACCGCGGCGTCGAGTTCTCGACGTACGCGACGCCCACGGTCGTCGGTGAGATCAAGCGTCACTTCCGCGACAAGGGCTGGGCGGTCCGTGTGCCGCGGCGCCTCCAGGAGCTGCGACTGGCCCTCACGACGGCCACGGCCGAGCTCTCCCAGCAGCACGGCCGCTCCCCCACGGTCCATGAGCTGGCCGAGAAACTGGCCATCTCGGAGGAGGAGGTCCTGGAGGGCCTGGAGTCCGCCAACGCGTACTCCACACTGTCCCTGGACGTCCCGGACACCGACGACGAGTCCCCGGCGGTGGCGGACACCCTCGGTGCGGAGGACGAGGCGCTGGAGGGCGTCGAGTACCGCGAGTCGCTGAAGCCGCTGCTGGAGGATCTCCCTCCGCGCGAGAAGCGAATCCTGCTGCTCCGGTTCTTCGGCAACATGACCCAGTCGCAGATCGCGCAGGAGGTCGGCATCTCCCAGATGCACGTCTCCCGCCTGCTGGCCCGCACCCTGGCCCAACTCCGGGAAAAGCTCCTGGTGGAGGAGTAGCCCCCAAGGCCCGGCGAGCAGAACAGCCCCCACCGCCGGGCTCGGCCGGGCCGAGGGCCGACAGACGGTCCGCCGCGGAGCGGGGGGCGCAAGCCACATCGATCGGGGCCACCCTCAGCAAGACCGCCCGTCAGACGACGGCCGGCGACCACCCCGACCGGCCCGAGGCCGCAGGACCGGCTCCCAGAGCACGGTCTCGCCTCCACAGGGCGGCCCACACGCAGGCTCCCCGGCGACCGCCGGTCCACCGACCCCGTCCGGCCTCACAGGGCCCCTCGGCCACCCACCGCTCCGGCCCGGCGGTCACCCACCGCCCTCAGGCTCTACGACATCGCGCGGGCCCCTCCTGAGTCAGCAGTGCATCGAGGCGCGGCACGTCCCGAAGCGACAGTCACTGCCGTGCGGGCCAGGCTGCCCGAGCCCCTCCCCCGGCGGCGAGGCATGCCCGCTTCCGCGGCCGCCCCTTCCGCAGTGCTACGACTGCCGCTCCCCGCCCTCGGTCCGTCCCGGTCCCCTGATCCCCAGTGCCTGGGTCGTCTCGGAGTTGATCAGGAGGATCAAGGCGGCCAGCGCGACGACCGCGAGGGCGATGCCTGCCGGGATCGCGGCGCTGTCGGCCTGGAGGAGGTTGTAGGCGACGGGGAGGGCCATGATCTGGGTGATGACGGCCGGGCCCCGGCTCCAGCTGCGGCGGGCGAGCAGCCCACGCGCGGCGAGCAGCGGCAGCAGGGCGAGGACGATCAGCGTGATGCCCCCGGTGACGGCGGACTGCCGGTCGTCCGGATCGCCGACGAGCCCCTCCACGAGGATCCAGGCGCCTCCCACGACGAGCGCGAGCCCCTCCAGCGCGGCCAGGGCGGCGGCGTACGTCAGTCGCCGTGGGCGCGGACCGGCGGTCACGGTCCCGGTCTCAGGGGTGGTGGGAGTCTGCTCGCTGCTCACCCTTGAAGGGTAGCCCTCGGCCCCGAAACCCCGCGGGTGAGGCGTGGTCAACGCACACCTCCGCGCGCGGGTTGCCTCACGCCCCCGTGGCAAGGTTCACGCAGCCAAGTCTTACGTGATCCCTACCTCGACCTGTGCCCGGTACCACCCAGTAGGTACGCTGCAACTCATGCGTGCACTTCTCGTGGTCAATCCGGCGGCAACCACCACAAGCGCACGTACGCGCGATGTCCTGATCCATGCGCTGGCGAGCGAGATGAAACTCGAGGCGGTCACCACCGAGTACCGCGGTCACGCGCGCGACCTGGGCCGGCAGGCGGCGGAGAGCAAGGACATCGACCTGGTCGTGGCCCTCGGCGGCGACGGCACGGTCAACGAGGTCGTCAACGGCCTCCTGTACGCAGGGCCCGACCCCGAGCGCCTCCCCGGTCTCGCCGTCGTCCCCGGCGGCTCCACCAACGTCTTCGCCCGCGCCCTGGGCCTGCCCAACGACGCCGTGGAGGCCACCGGCGCCCTCCTGGACGCCCTGCGCGAGGGCAGCGAGCGCACGGTCGGTCTCGGACTGGCATCCGGCACACCCGGCACCGAGGACGAAGCCGTGCCGGGCCGGTGGTTCACCTTCAACGCGGGGCTCGGATTCGACGCCGGTGTGGTGGGACGGGTGGAGCAGCAGCGGGAACGCGGCAGGAAATCCACACACGCTCTCTACGTCCGCCAGGCACTGCGCCAGTTCTTCGGTGAGGCGCACCGCCGGCACGGGACGATCACCCTGGAGCGGCCGGATGCGGAGCCGGTGAACGATCTGGTCCTTTCCATAGTCTCGAACACCTCTCCGTGGACCTTCCTGGGCAATCACCCGATGTACGCGTCGCCTAAGGCCTCGTTCGATAAAGGCCTCGACGTACTCGGTCTCAGCCGCATGACGACGACCGCGATCGCCCGATATGGCACCCAGTTGCTCACTTCGTCCCCCGAACGCGGCCCCCATGGCAAGCACGCTGTGTCCCTGCACGACCTGGACCGGTTCACCTTGCATTCGAAGGTGCCTCTGCCCCTCCAGATGGACGGCGACCACCTCGGACTGCGCACGAGCGTGACGTTCACAGGCGTACGCCGTGCACTGCGTGTGATTGTGTGAGCAGAAGGGGCTAAAGTCCTTTCACTCGAACGTTTAGACCAGGGTCCACCCCATGGAAGTACGGCTGTGACCTAGTCGACACCGAGGAATCAAAAAAAACTTTCCGGAAGGGGTTGTATCCGCCGCTGAGGTTTGCGAGTCTCTACGTGGCGGTCGGGACAGCCCGCAACACCAGCGTCCACTGACCACCGGAACCCCTCTTCAATCCACAGGACCACGCCGGGGAAGACTCGGCGGGCGGCCCTTCACTTGTTGAGGGATTCGTGAAAGCGTTCACATTCACAAGCAACTTGCACGTAATACCAAGGAGAGGTAGCAGCCATGGACTGGCGTCACAACGCCGTTTGCCGCGAGGAAGACCCCGAGCTCTTCTTCCCCATCGGCAACACCGGTCCTGCGCTGCTGCAGATCGAGGAAGCCAAGGCCGTCTGCCGTCGCTGCCCCGTTATGGATCAGTGTCTGCAGTGGGCGCTCGAGTCCGGCCAGGACTCCGGCGTCTGGGGTGGTCTCAGCGAGGACGAGCGTCGCGCCATGAAGCGCCGTGCCGCCCGCAACCGGGCCCGTCAGGCTTCTGCCTGACACACCCGCCCCGCAAAACAGCCTGAGCTTGGCGGCGCGTACACCGCGTACGCTTCTCCCGCCCCCGAGCCGCAGCGCGCAGTACCCCCGATGCGCAGCAAAAGCTGGCAACGAGCATTTGAGCCCCGGACCCCTGAACGGTCCGGGGCTTTTTGCTGTCCGGCGCCGTAGCCACGACAGCGACGGCAGCGGTCGTACGGCAGTTGCGGTGATCCTGCGTTACTTGTGCGCCCGCACCGGCACGTCCAGGATCACCCTGGTCCCGCCCTCCGGCGCCGGGACCATGTCGAACGTACCGCCCAACTCCCCTTCCACCAGCGTCCGTACGATCTGGAGGCCCAGGTTGCCCGCGGTGTGCGGGTCGAAGCCCTCGGGCAGGCCGACGCCGTCGTCCTGGACGGTGACGAGGAGGCGGGCCTCCTTGGTAGTGCCGCCGCGGACGGCGGAGACCTCGACGGTGCCGGTCTCCCCCTCGCGGAAGCCGTGCTCCAGGGCGTTCTGGAGGATCTCGGTCAGGACCATCGAGAGCGGGGTGGCGACCTCGGCGTCCAGGATGCCGAAGCGGCCGCTGCGCCGGCCGGTGACCTTGCCGGGCGAGATCTCGGCGACCATGGCGAGCACCCGGTCCGCGATCTCGTCGAACTCCACGCGCTCGTCCAGGTTCTGGGACAGCGTCTCGTGCACGATCGCGATGGAGCCGACCCGGCGGACCGCCTCCTCCAGCGCCTCGCGGCCGCGGTCGGACTCGATGCGCCGAGCCTGGAGCCTGAGCAGGGCCGCCACCGTCTGGAGGTTGTTCTTCACCCGGTGGTGGATCTCCCGGATGGTCGCGTCCTTGGTGATCAACTCGCGCTCACGGCGGCGCAGTTCGGTCACGTCCCGGAGCAGCACCAGTGAACCGATGCGGGTG
Above is a window of Streptomyces griseorubiginosus DNA encoding:
- a CDS encoding UBP-type zinc finger domain-containing protein encodes the protein MKQCTHADALPHPEPEPLNETCPECLRDGTHPVQLRLCLTCGHVGCCDSSPGQHATKHHKDTDHPIMRTHEPGENWRWCFVDHVLV
- a CDS encoding RNA polymerase sigma factor SigF, giving the protein MRDEERGTRELPAEGGHRPDHPSGAGSLGDDGPGGSRRMVDGIDGIPEQARPHPEEGVGDTTATGLLDDGQRDREGAVQGAPPAGRTGVFPVRTEARARGRATGGTMSEHERNAEDGAAGANNTPVPHHDPHDRSGARALFVELRALKDGSPEYAELRNRLVRMHLPLVEHLARRFRNRGEPLDDLTQVATIGLIKSVDRFDPDRGVEFSTYATPTVVGEIKRHFRDKGWAVRVPRRLQELRLALTTATAELSQQHGRSPTVHELAEKLAISEEEVLEGLESANAYSTLSLDVPDTDDESPAVADTLGAEDEALEGVEYRESLKPLLEDLPPREKRILLLRFFGNMTQSQIAQEVGISQMHVSRLLARTLAQLREKLLVEE
- a CDS encoding diacylglycerol/lipid kinase family protein yields the protein MRALLVVNPAATTTSARTRDVLIHALASEMKLEAVTTEYRGHARDLGRQAAESKDIDLVVALGGDGTVNEVVNGLLYAGPDPERLPGLAVVPGGSTNVFARALGLPNDAVEATGALLDALREGSERTVGLGLASGTPGTEDEAVPGRWFTFNAGLGFDAGVVGRVEQQRERGRKSTHALYVRQALRQFFGEAHRRHGTITLERPDAEPVNDLVLSIVSNTSPWTFLGNHPMYASPKASFDKGLDVLGLSRMTTTAIARYGTQLLTSSPERGPHGKHAVSLHDLDRFTLHSKVPLPLQMDGDHLGLRTSVTFTGVRRALRVIV
- a CDS encoding anti-sigma regulatory factor, with amino-acid sequence MSQIAGEPATQDFVEVRLPAAGAYLSVLRTATAGLAARLDFTLDEIEDLRIAVDEACAILLQQAVPGSVLSCVFRLVDDSLEVTVSAPTTDGHAPSRDTFAWTVLSALAGKVSSAVDEDKTVSISLYKQRGAGPGPA
- a CDS encoding Na+/H+ antiporter, whose amino-acid sequence is MDVMPLLLLVAGSAAVAAAARRTPVPAPLLLVAAGLVISYVPGVPEYTLDPDVVLPLILPPLLHSAATDSSYLDLRAQLRPVALLSVGYVLFATLVVGWAAYRIVPGLSLTGALVLGAVVAPPDAVAATAVARRVGLPSRITTILQGESLVNDATAITAYRVALAAAVGEGASWAGGIGEFLLAAVGGVVVGLLLMVPIHWLRTHLKEPLLQNTLSLLIPFVAYAAAESFHASGVLAVVVVALFLGHRAWEVDFATRLQEDAVWKMVAFVLESSVFALIGLQLPVVLKGLGEYEGGPAAWYAVAVFLVVVVSRFVWVYPATFLPRMLSARIRKREDNPTWKGPFVIAWAGMRGVVSLAIAFSIPEHLHDGEPFEGRNLILFLTFTTVIGTLVVQGVTLPPLIRMLKLPGRDQQAETLAEANAQAQASRAAERRLDELLSDERNALPPPLADRLRNVLERRRNAVWERLGQSNPLTGETVDDTYRRLSGEMIGAERTVFVKLRDLRYIDDEMLRTLLRRLDLEEAAAYREAAE
- a CDS encoding WhiB family transcriptional regulator, with amino-acid sequence MDWRHNAVCREEDPELFFPIGNTGPALLQIEEAKAVCRRCPVMDQCLQWALESGQDSGVWGGLSEDERRAMKRRAARNRARQASA